The nucleotide window CTGAATCTGGCAAAAATGTCTCCTGACCAGCAAAGAGAGTATTTCACAAAACATATTGAGAAAATAATCGCGAAAGAGCAAGCTGCCGAAATCGAAAAAAGAAAAGCGGACCGCAGCAAAGGTTTTGATAATGAAGATTACAACGCCAATTCGATTTTTGCAAACAATTCTTCAGATGCCAACAGTTTTCAGAATTTTGGGATAACAGGCGGATCTACGTTCTACTTTGCTAATTCTAATAATATTCCGAGAGGAGAAAGTTCTTTTAAACAGACTTGGGGAAACAGAACGTTATCTGATAACTGGCGTTATTCTGCAAAGACGACCACGATTGAGGAAATGAAAAATGAAGCTTTAGGATTGGCTAATGCTCCAGACCCAAGGCGATTGGAACCAGAATTTTACATTGAAAAAATTCCAACTTCTTCTGAGGAATTGGGAAGACTGAAAAAAGACAGAGATACTGCAAGCCTCGGAATGGGAAGAATGTATGAATCCTTTTTTGGCAATACAAAATTGGCTACCAAAACGCTTTTTGATTTGGTAGAGGCAAAACCTGATGAGGAAACAGATCTGCAGGCTTTATACAATATTTTTGTATTCAATTACGAAAAGAATCCGGCAGAAGCAGAAAAGGCGAAACAACAGATCCTGGAAAAATATCCTTACACTTCCTACGCTGAGTTTGTGAAAAATCCGAAAAGCAAAGATTTCAACAAGTCAACAGAAGATGTCGAAAAAATCTATGCAGAGTCCTATAAACTCTATCAGACTGAAAAGTTTAAAGAATCTTCTGAAATGATTGATAAGGCACTTGCAGATCATCCAAAAGATGCATTGGTTCCGAAGTTCTATCTGTTAAATGCTTACAATGCTGGAAAGAATGCAGGCAAAGAAATTATGATTTTGCAATTGGAGCAGATTGTTCTTAATTACGCAAAAACGCCGGAAGGTATAAAAGCAAAAGAACTTCTGAAATATCTGAAAAGTGATGCTAAATTAGAATTGACAGACGAATCAGGAAACACTATTTCTAATAAACCCCAGCAACAGGCACAAACTGTTAATGAAGACCTTAATGAAGAAAAAATAAAACAGCTGAAAAGCGAGCTGGATGCAAATGAAGGTGGAAATGTTGCACCAAGCGGACCTGGAAGTCCTGGAAGAATCGAGAGCGCTGAAAAAATAGCTCCACTACAATCCGAACCACAGATAACACCAGAGAAAAAAAGACAATAAAAAAAGAGAGCTAATTGCTCTCTTTTTTTATTTATAATGATACTTTATCTAATTGAACCGTAAAGTGTCTCAAAATCGAAGGTTCCTTTGTGATTTTGTAGCCTTTTGTAATTTCATTCCTTCTTTCAAAAACATTGATCACTGCTGCTGCCACATAATCCATATGATTGTTTGTGTAAGTTCGCCTTGGGATTGCCAACCTCAGCAATTCCAATTTTGGATAACGGTTTTCTCTCGTTTCAGGATCACGATCAGCCAACAAAGTTCCGATTTCCACACCTCGGATTCCGGCTTCTTTGTAAAGCTCGATGGCTAAAGTTTGTGCGGGAAATTCTTCTCTTTTGATATTCGGCAAAAAGTTGAGCGCATCTATGAAAACAGCGTGTCCACCAATTGGTTTTTGAACCGGGATTCCTGCTTCCATTAATTTGTTTCCAAGATATTCCACTTGCGAAATTCTGCTTTCCAGATAAGGAAATTCTGTCGCTTCGTCTAATCCTGTTGCCAACGCCGACATATCTCTTCCAGCCATTCCACCGTAAGTGATAAAACCTTCGTAAATAATGGTGAAGTTAGATGCTTGTTCAAAGATCTCTCTATTTTTCAAAGCGATAAAGCCGCCGATGTTGACCAGACCATCTTTCTTGGAGCTCATCGTCATTCCATTGCCATAGGAGAAAATCTCTTTACAGATTTCTTTGATGGTTCTGTCTTCCTGTCCTTTTTCTCTTTTCTTGATGAAATAAGCATTCTCTGCAAACCTCGCCGAATCAAATAAAACCGGAATTCCGTATTGGTCTGACAATGCTTTCACAGCTTTGATGTTTTCAAGAGAAACCGGCTGTCCACCAGAAGAGTTGCAAGTAATTGTAATTAAACAAAATGGAATCTGCTCTTTCGGATGTGATTTGTAAACCGCTTCCAATTTCTCAAGATCGATATTCCCTTTGAAAGGGTGAAGGTCATTAATATCAAAAGCTTCATCAATTGTACAATCGATGGCGTGCGCTTTTCGGAATTCGATGTGTCCTTTTGTGGTGTCGAAGTGTGAATTTCCGGGACAAATGTCGCCTTCTTTCACCATTACCGAAAACAGCACATTTTCCGCTGCTCGTCCTTGGTGTGTTGGTAATAAGTATGGAAAACCAGTAATTCTTTCAACAGTACTTTGCAACGCTTCGAATGAACGTGAGCCAGCATAACTTTCGTCGCCGATCATCAGTGCGCCCCATTGTTTGTCGCTCATCGCGCCAGTTCCACTGTCTGTCAACAGATCGATGAAAACGTGGGAACTTCTAAGATTGAACAAATTGTAATCGGCTTTTTTCAGCCATTCTTCGCGTTGTTCTTGTGTGGATTGGTATATTTCTTCGACCATTTTGATTCTAAATGGCTCTGCGTAAGGTAATTTCATGATAAATATAAATGATGATTGATAATTGATAAATGATCTTTTATATTGATAATTGATAAAAAATAATTCGCATTGTAAGACCAATGGAATAGACCGTTATTTAGAATGAAAAATAATGACTCGCAAGAAATCATTTATCATCTATCAATTATCATTTATGAAAACTACTCCGGTGCTTTGAAAACGTTGTCGTCTGAGTGAAATCCGGCGACGCCTCCACTCACAGCAAATTTCATTGCTTCGGCGGCGCTCATTCCCGTCACTTCCTTTACATTATTGAATTTGGTGATGATCACCCAGCCAGAAACGGCGTAGGAATGTGGCAAATACACGGCGATCATATGCTCGAGATCTACAACAGACATATCAGTCTGTGTCAAAAATCCGATTCGCCAGATTTCCGGCGTTTCATTGGTCTTGACCCAAACCGGGACGTTGAATTTTTTCTTGTCTCCAACAAAAGATCCTAGAACGTCTTTCAGCGAAGTATAAATAAATTTGATCCCTGGAATATGTTCCAAAACATAATCTACACCGTCGACGATCAATCTTCCTATGATGAATTTATTGCCAAAAAAACCAATGAATGCAGTTCCGAAAATGACAATGAAGAACATCAATCCTGGAAATCTTTGCGAAACAGAAGGTATCAAATTATCAATACTAAAAACCACGCTCCAAATGACCCAAACCGTGATGGCTAAAGGTCCAATGATAATCAATCCCTGAATGAAGGATCGTATAAATAAGCGTAGATAATCGTTGAGATTTCTGTCCATTTTAGATTTTAGCCGTGGATGTTTTCTTTGTTTCCGTAGGATTTCATAATGTTGGCCTCATAT belongs to Chryseobacterium sp. KACC 21268 and includes:
- a CDS encoding DUF502 domain-containing protein, translated to MDRNLNDYLRLFIRSFIQGLIIIGPLAITVWVIWSVVFSIDNLIPSVSQRFPGLMFFIVIFGTAFIGFFGNKFIIGRLIVDGVDYVLEHIPGIKFIYTSLKDVLGSFVGDKKKFNVPVWVKTNETPEIWRIGFLTQTDMSVVDLEHMIAVYLPHSYAVSGWVIITKFNNVKEVTGMSAAEAMKFAVSGGVAGFHSDDNVFKAPE
- a CDS encoding tryptophanase, with amino-acid sequence MKLPYAEPFRIKMVEEIYQSTQEQREEWLKKADYNLFNLRSSHVFIDLLTDSGTGAMSDKQWGALMIGDESYAGSRSFEALQSTVERITGFPYLLPTHQGRAAENVLFSVMVKEGDICPGNSHFDTTKGHIEFRKAHAIDCTIDEAFDINDLHPFKGNIDLEKLEAVYKSHPKEQIPFCLITITCNSSGGQPVSLENIKAVKALSDQYGIPVLFDSARFAENAYFIKKREKGQEDRTIKEICKEIFSYGNGMTMSSKKDGLVNIGGFIALKNREIFEQASNFTIIYEGFITYGGMAGRDMSALATGLDEATEFPYLESRISQVEYLGNKLMEAGIPVQKPIGGHAVFIDALNFLPNIKREEFPAQTLAIELYKEAGIRGVEIGTLLADRDPETRENRYPKLELLRLAIPRRTYTNNHMDYVAAAVINVFERRNEITKGYKITKEPSILRHFTVQLDKVSL